In one window of Mercurialis annua linkage group LG4, ddMerAnnu1.2, whole genome shotgun sequence DNA:
- the LOC126677300 gene encoding protein DJ-1 homolog D-like, with amino-acid sequence MSHKKTVLLLCGDYMEDSEAMVPFQALLAYGVAVDAACPGKKAGEFCRTAVHESSGHQTYSESRGHNFTLNATFDEIDFGKYDGLVIPGGRAPEYLAMNESVLDCVRKIADSGKPIASICHGQLILAAAGSVKGRKCTAYPAVKPVLVAAGAHWVEPKTMAACVADGNLITGATYEGHPEFIQLFVKALGGTITGADKRILFLCGDYMEDYEVTVPFQSLQALGCHVDAVCPKKKAGDSCATAIHDFEGDQTYSEKPGHHFPLTASYEGIDASSYDALVIPGGRAPEYLALDETVITLVKQFMESKKPVASICHGQQILAAADVLKGMKCTAYPAVKLNVVLAGASWIDPDPIDRCYTHENLVTGAAWPGHPEFISQLMVLLGIRVLF; translated from the exons ATGTCTCATAAGAAAACCGTTCTCCTCCTGTGCGGCGATTACATGGAAGATTCTGAG GCTATGGTTCCTTTTCAAGCCCTTTTAGCCTATGGTGTTGCTGTTGATGCTGCTTGTCCCGGCAAGAAAGCTGGCGAGTTTTGCCGCACTGCCGTTCATGAGTCTTCCGGTCATCAG ACGTATTCCGAGTCACGTGGGCACAATTTCACTCTCAATGCAACTTTTGATGAAATTGATTTTGGCAAATATGACGGGTTGGTGATACCGGGAGGTCGTGCACCAGAATATCTTGCCATGAATGAATCCGTGTTAGATTGTGTCAGGAAAATTGCTGATTCTGGAAAGCCAATTGCTTCCATTTGCCATGGTCAATTAATATTGGCGGCTGCAGGCTCAGTAAAAGGTCGGAAGTGCACGGCATATCCTGCTGTGAAGCCAGTTCTTGTTGCTGCTGGGGCCCATTGGGTTGAACCCAAAACTATGGCAGCTTGTGTTGCTGATGGCAATCTTATTACCGGGGCTACATATGAGGGACATCCTGAATTCATTCAGCTTTTTGTGAAGGCACTAGGGGGTACTATAACTGGTGCAGATAAAAGGATTCTTTTTCTCTGCGGG GATTACATGGAAGATTATGAGGTAACTGTTCCTTTTCAATCTCTTCAAGCTCTTGGGTGCCACGTTGATGCAGTTTGTCCCAAGAAAAAGGCTGGGGATTCCTGCGCAACTGCTATCCATGATTTTGAAGGGGATCAGACTTACAGTGAAAAACCAGGCCATCATTTCCCTCTAACAGCATCCTATGAAGGTATAGACGCCTCGAGCTATGATGCTCTTGTCATCCCTGGAGGCCGTGCTCCAGAATATTTGGCACTGGATGAGACGGTGATTACCTTGGTGAAACAATTCATGGAATCTAAGAAACCAGTGGCATCCATTTGCCATGGGCAGCAAATTTTAGCTGCTGCTGATGTTCTGAAG GGAATGAAATGCACCGCATATCCTGCGGTGAAGCTTAATGTTGTGTTAGCAGGTGCATCGTGGATAGATCCTGATCCTATAGACCGGTGCTACACACATGAAAATTTGGTTACTGGAGCTGCATGGCCAGGGCACCCGGAGTTTATCTCTCAGTTAATGGTCTTACTCGGCATCCGTGTCTTGTTCTAG
- the LOC126676272 gene encoding putative pentatricopeptide repeat-containing protein At1g68930, translated as MAATKLRLLQAIDTLYTQGPATHECYTRLVLECFRANNVDQAKKLQTHMDIHSYQPTDTFLQNRLLHLYAKSGEISHARNLFDKMPHRDIFSWNAMLSLYAKSGLVQDLRVFFDGMPSRDSVSYNTVISGFAKNGWAGKAVEAFVRMQNERFRPTEYTHVSVLNACTQLLDLRKGKQIHGRIVIGDYNLGDNAFIWNSLTDMYAKCGEIDRARWLFDRLPNKNVVSWNSMISGYLKNGQRRQCIDLFRKMQESGLKPDQVTVSSILNAYFQSGCIDEARELFNGIREKDKICWTTMMVGYTQNGKEDDALVLFSEMLKHVRPDSHTISSVVSSCAKLASLFHGQVIHGIALLMGINDDLLVSSAFVDMYCKCGVTSDAWAVFTAMPARSVVSWNAMIVGYAQNGQSLEALALYEKMLREDMRPDNITFVGVLSACIHAGLVDEGKRYFDSMSKLYGLIPTLDHFASMINLLGRSGSLDKAMELVTTMPHEPNSLIWSTVLSVSAKKGDVKHGEMAAKHLFELDPHNAAPYIMLSNMYAACGRWKDVASVRSLMKTKNVKKFAAYSWIEIDSEVHKFVADDRTHPDTKIIYEELDELIRKLKKVGFSPDTNLVLHDVGEDEKRDSISYHSEKLALAFGLIKKRHGPLRIIKNIRVCGDCHVFMKFASQITGRQIILRDSNRFHHFAEGKCSCNDYW; from the coding sequence atggCGGCAACCAAATTGAGGTTGCTCCAAGCTATAGACACACTGTATACTCAAGGTCCCGCAACTCATGAATGCTACACTCGCCTTGTTCTCGAATGCTTTCGAGCAAACAATGTCGATCAGGCCAAAAAACTACAAACCCACATGGACATTCACTCGTATCAACCCACTGACACTTTCCTTCAGAATCGTCTTCTTCATTTGTATGCAAAATCTGGCGAAATCTCACATGCAAGAAACCTGTTTGATAAAATGCCTCACAGAGATATTTTCTCCTGGAATGCTATGCTTTCTTTGTATGCAAAATCCGGGTTAGTTCAGGATTTAAGGGTCTTCTTTGATGGCATGCCTTCTCGTGATTCTGTATCGTATAACACTGTGATTTCGGGTTTCGCTAAAAATGGATGGGCAGGTAAGGCTGTGGAGGCTTTTGTGAGGATGCAAAATGAAAGGTTTAGGCCTACAGAGTATACCCATGTGAGTGTCTTGAATGCTTGTACGCAGTTGTTAGATTTGAGGAAAGGGAAGCAGATTCATGGGAGGATTGTCATTGGAGATTATAACTTGGGTGATAATGCGTTTATTTGGAATTCTTTGACTGATATGTATGCTAAATGCGGTGAGATTGATCGAGCAAGGTGGCTGTTTGATAGGTTACCGAATAAGAATGTTGTATCGTGGAATTCAATGATTTCTGGGTACCTGAAAAATGGGCAGCGCAGACAATGCATtgacttgtttcgtaagatGCAGGAATCGGGATTGAAGCCTGACCAAGTTACAGTTTCGAGTATTCTCAATGCATATTTTCAAAGTGGATGCATTGATGAAGCTCGTGAGCTGTTTAATGGTATTAGGGAAAAAGATAAGATTTGTTGGACAACTATGATGGTGGGGTACACGCAGAATGGAAAAGAAGATGATGCTTTGGTGTTGTTTAGTGAGATGTTGAAACATGTCAGGCCAGATAGTCATACTATCTCAAGCGTGGTTAGTTCTTGCGCTAAATTAGCCTCTTTGTTTCATGGTCAAGTTATTCATGGGATTGCATTGCTTATGGGAATTAATGATGATTTACTTGTATCCAGCGCTTTTGTTGATATGTATTGCAAATGTGGAGTCACTAGCGATGCTTGGGCTGTGTTTACTGCGATGCCTGCTCGAAGTGTGGTTTCTTGGAACGCAATGATAGTGGGTTATGCACAGAATGGACAAAGTTTAGAGGCCTTAGCTCTTTATGAGAAAATGTTGCGAGAAGACATGAGACCAGATAATATTACATTTGTAGGAGTTCTCTCCGCTTGTATTCATGCAGGATTAGTCGATGAAGGTAAGCGATATTTTGATTCAATGAGTAAACTGTATGGACTGATACCTACTTTGGATCATTTCGCAAGCATGATCAATCTCCTCGGACGCTCAGGATCTTTAGACAAAGCAATGGAATTAGTTACCACTATGCCTCATGAGCCAAATTCTCTGATTTGGTCTACTGTTTTATCAGTTTCTGCTAAGAAAGGTGACGTAAAGCACGGCGAAATGGCAGCTAAACACCTATTTGAGCTGGATCCCCATAATGCTGCACCTTACATAATGCTCTCCAATATGTATGCTGCCTGTGGAAGGTGGAAAGATGTTGCATCAGTCAGATCTttaatgaaaactaaaaatgttaagaaatttgCTGCATACAGTTGGATAGAGATAGATAGCGAAGTCCACAAATTTGTAGCAGATGATAGAACTCATCCTGATACGAAAATAATTTATGAAGAACTCGATGAATTGATAAGAAAACTGAAGAAAGTTGGGTTTAGTCCTGACACAAATTTGGTTTTACATGACGTTGGGGAAGACGAGAAACGTGATTCCATTTCGTATCACAGTGAAAAGCTTGCTTTGGCATTTGGATTGATCAAAAAGCGTCACGGACCATTAAGGATTATAAAGAACATTCGTGTTTGTGGAGACTGCCATGTTTTTATGAAGTTTGCATCTCAAATTACAGGAAGACAAATCATCCTAAGAGATTCAAACAGATTTCATCATTTTGCTGAAGGGAAGTGCTCCTGTAATGATTACTGGTGA
- the LOC126677301 gene encoding protein DJ-1 homolog D-like → MAEKRVLLLCGDYMEDHEAMVPFQALLAFGVKVDAVCPGKKTGEFCRTAVHQFSIHQTFDESRGHNFTLNATFDEVDFGTYDGLLIPGGRAPEYLAMNESVLDGVNKFSDTGKPIASICHGQLILAAAGVVKGRKCTAAPHGGPVLISAGADWVEPRNFAACVVDGNLITAATYFGHPEFIRLFVKELGGSITGSDKRILFLCGDYMEDYEIIVPFQSLQALGCHVDAVCPNKKAGDSCATAVHDFEGDQTYSEKPGHHFTLTASFEGLDASSYDALVVPGGRAPEYLALDETVLALVKQFMESKKPVASICHGQQILAAAGVLKGRKCTAYPAVKLNVVLAGAIWQEPDPIDRCFTDDNLVTGAAWPGHPEFISQLMALLGIKVSF, encoded by the exons ATGGCGGAAAAGAGGGTTTTACTGCTATGTGGTGATTACATGGAGGATCATGAG GCTATGGTTCCTTTCCAAGCACTTTTAGCCTTTGGAGTGAAGGTTGATGCTGTCTGTCCCGGCAAGAAAACCGGAGAGTTTTGCCGCACTGCCGTTCACCAGTTTTCTATTCATCAG ACATTTGATGAATCTCGCGGCCACAATTTTACACTCAATGCAACCTTTGATGAAGTCGATTTCGGCACATATGATGGTTTGCTGATACCAGGAGGACGAGCTCCAGAATATCTGGCCATGAACGAATCTGTCCTAGATGGCGTCAACAAATTCTCAGATACCGGCAAGCCGATTGCCTCTATTTGCCACGGACAGCTAATCTTGGCAGCTGCAGGCGTAGTTAAAGGTCGGAAGTGCACTGCTGCCCCCCACGGAGGACCTGTACTAATCTCTGCGGGCGCTGATTGGGTTGAACCGCGGAATTTTGCAGCTTGTGTTGTTGATGGCAATTTAATTACTGCGGCTACTTATTTTGGTCATCCTGAGTTCATTCGGCTTTTCGTGAAGGAATTAGGCGGTAGCATAACTGGTTCGGATAAGAGGATTCTGTTTCTATGCGGG GATTACATGGAAGATTATGAGATAATAGTTCCTTTTCAATCTCTTCAAGCTCTGGGGTGCCATGTTGATGCAGTTTGTCCAAACAAAAAGGCTGGGGATTCTTGTGCAACTGCTGTTCATGATTTTGAAGGGGACCAGACTTACAGTGAAAAACCAGGCCATCATTTCACCCTAACAGCATCCTTCGAAGGGTTAGACGCATCGAGTTATGATGCTCTCGTTGTCCCTGGAGGCCGTGCTCCGGAATATTTGGCACTGGATGAGACAGTGCTTGCCTTGGTGAAACAATTCATGGAATCTAAGAAGCCAGTTGCATCCATTTGCCATGGACAGCAGATCTTAGCTGCTGCTGGTGTTCTAAAG GGAAGAAAATGCACTGCATACCCTGCTGTGAAGCTGAATGTGGTGTTGGCAGGGGCAATATGGCAGGAACCTGACCCTATAGATCGTTGCTTCACCGACGATAATTTGGTGACTGGAGCTGCATGGCCCGGCCATCCAGAGTTCATCTCACAACTCATGGCATTGCTTGGCATCAAAGTCTCATTCTAG
- the LOC126677683 gene encoding probable polyamine oxidase 4 — translation MDSNATSFLQSLHNPLLDGTHTSHIERQNSSSPTVIVIGAGISGLSAARVLYDASFKVILLESRDRLGGRIHTDYSFGYPVDLGASWLHGVCNENPLAPLIRSLGLTLYKTSGDNSVLYDHDLESCTLFDINGHQVPQQLVVEVGDVFKRILKETERIRDEHTDDMSILQAIKFVLDGHPELRQQGVANEVLQWYICRMEAWFAVDADMISLKMWDQENVLCGGHGLMVQGYDPVIKTLAKDIDIRLNHRVTKICDGFNKVMVMVEDGRNLIADAVIVTVPLGVLKANLIQFEPKLPEWKVSAISDLGVGSENKIALQFDEVFWPDVELLGIVAPTSFACGYFLNLHKATGHPVLVYMAAGRFAYDIEKLSVESAANFVMLQLKKMFPHATEPVKYVVTRWGTDPNSLGCYTYDKVGKPEDLYDRLREPVGSLFFGGEAVSMEHQGSVHGAYSSGIMAAENCQKLVLERLGNIEKLQLAPYRSSIHETSIPLQMSRI, via the exons ATGGATAGCAATGCCACCTCATTTCTCCAGAGTCTCCACAATCCGCTCCTCGACG GCACTCATACCTCGCATATTGAGAGGCAAAATAGCTCATCACCTACTGTGATCGTGATTGGTGCTGGTATTTCTGGGCTGTCTGCTGCGCGTGTCCTCTACGATGCATCTTTTAAG GTCATTCTGCTTGAATCACGCGATAGGCTAGGGGGGCGCATTCACACTGATTATTCATTTGGTTACCCAGTGGATTTGGGAGCATCATG GCTACATGGCGTCTGCAATGAGAATCCTTTGGCTCCACTCATACGCTCTTTGGGGCTTACATTATACAAGACCAGTGGTGACAACTCTGTGTTGTATGACCATGATCTGGAaag TTGTACACTATTTGATATTAATGGACATCAAGTTCCACAACAGCTGGTCGTAGAAGTAGGTGATGTATTTAAGAGAATACTCAAGGAG ACAGAGAGAATAAGAGATGAACACACTGATGACATGTCCATTCTCCAAGCAATTAAATTTGTGCTAGATGGGCATCCAGAATTAAG GCAACAAGGAGTCGCAAATGAAGTGTTGCAATGGTATATTTGTAGGATGGAAGCTTGGTTTGCTGTTGATGCAGATATGATATCACTGAAAATGTGGGATCAG GAGAATGTTCTTTGTGGTGGTCACGGACTTATGGTACAAGGTTATGACCCAGTAATAAAGACTCTGGCAAAAGACATTGACATACGGTTGAATCACAG AGTTACAAAAATATGCGATGGGTTTAATAAGGTGATGGTCATGGTTGAAGATGGAAGGAACTTAATAGCTGATGCTGTTATTGTTACTGTACCACTCGGAGTTCTTAAAGCCAATTTAATTCAGTTTGAACCCAAGTTGCCAGAATGGAAGGTTTCTGCAATTTCAGACCTCGGAGTTGGAAGTGAAAATAAGATCGCACTGCAATTTGATGAAGTATTTTGGCCAGATGTAGAACTCTTGGGCATTGTTGCACCCACTTCTTTTGCTTGTGGTTATTTTCTCAATTTACACAAGGCAACTGGCCATCCTGTACTTGTTTATATGGCTGCCGGAAGATTTGCTTATGATATTGAGAAGCTATCTGTTGAATCTGCTGCAAATTTTGTGATGTTACAGCTAAAGAAAATGTTTCCCCATGCAACAGAACCG GTCAAATATGTGGTAACGCGGTGGGGAACAGACCCAAATTCACTTGGTTGTTATACGTACGACAAGGTTGGAAAGCCAGAAGATTTATACGATAGGCTTCGTGAACCTGTAGGCAGTCTGTTCTTTGGAGGGGAAGCTGTCAGTATGGAGCATCAGGGATCTGTGCATGGAGCTTACTCATCAGGTATCATGGCTGCTGAGAATTGTCAGAAGCTTGTATTAGAGAGACTTGGTAATATTGAGAAGCTCCAATTGGCCCCTTATAGGAGTTCAATTCATGAAACTTCAATTCCCCTGCAAATGTCAAGGATATGA